The following proteins come from a genomic window of Nitrosopumilus sp.:
- a CDS encoding PAC2 family protein: MDFIQNEEPRIEKPIIIAAMQDMGNVGSIVVNFINDSLRTKTFRTAKTAYPTYVIDNGGYIDLPDESWEYKYTEDLIVFGGGKGQPQSNSELNALCQDVIDVAKKYSAKFIYTLGGFHTNVVLDNNPKTFITTTSMELTKQMETLEVNTTPQKSIITGFNGLILGFAKKNQIQGIGMYGEINEPEIPQYRAAISIIKTIEKLTYRKFGDTSQLEAIAQEIDRKFKN, from the coding sequence GTGGATTTTATTCAAAATGAAGAACCCAGAATAGAAAAACCGATCATTATTGCAGCAATGCAAGATATGGGAAATGTAGGAAGCATTGTAGTAAATTTCATTAACGATTCATTGAGAACAAAGACATTCAGAACTGCAAAGACGGCTTATCCAACATATGTAATTGATAACGGAGGATACATTGATCTTCCAGATGAGAGTTGGGAATACAAATACACAGAAGATCTGATTGTTTTTGGAGGAGGAAAAGGACAGCCACAAAGCAACAGTGAATTAAATGCTTTATGTCAAGATGTGATAGATGTTGCAAAAAAGTATTCTGCAAAATTCATTTACACACTTGGAGGATTTCATACTAATGTAGTGCTAGATAACAATCCAAAAACATTCATCACTACTACATCCATGGAGTTAACAAAACAGATGGAAACACTTGAAGTAAATACAACTCCCCAAAAATCAATCATCACAGGATTTAATGGATTAATTCTTGGATTTGCCAAAAAGAATCAAATTCAAGGAATTGGCATGTATGGAGAAATAAATGAGCCTGAAATTCCACAATATAGAGCCGCAATCAGCATCATCAAAACCATTGAAAAATTAACATATAGAAAATTTGGAGATACTAGTCAGTTAGAAGCAATAGCTCAAGAAATAGATAGAAAATTTAAAAATTGA